GTGAAGGGCTTCTAAACTGGCCATATCTAACCTCTTTATCAACATTTCTTTAAAATCTTCTTCAGAGATACCAAATTCTTTTGAAAATGGTTCAATAATGTCCACTCTCCAACGATAACTGTCGATGATGCGCATCTTCATTGTCCGAAGCACCTTATCTTCGTGGGAAATTTTTTCCTTGGAATCTTTTCCCACATTCTCATTTTTCAAAGGATCACCGTCCTAATTATCCAGATAGTACCAGCAATTATTATACCAATAAATGTTTCATTTCTACCATAACCTGGTCTCATCCCTAAAACCAGTGCTAATAAAAACACACCAATGGTTATGGTGATATATGATGTTATAAAAGGGATTAAAATGCTATTAAGTACCATAAACCAGCCGACTACAGATGATATTAAGGCTAATATGTCTATATTTCCAATAGCATAGGGGGCCTTATATTTTTTATAACTCAATACTAATCCTAGGATTGATCCCAGTACAAATGAAAGTATGTAAAGGAGATAAATTGTTTCACTCATTAAATCACCATTAAATCGGACGATAAAGGTAAATAAAGGATGCTATGAAAGCTAAAAGGGTTAATATCATCACCCAGATTTCGCCACTTTCGGATAAGTGTATTACTCTTTTTTTATAA
This genomic window from Methanobacterium sp. contains:
- a CDS encoding DUF2104 family protein translates to MSETIYLLYILSFVLGSILGLVLSYKKYKAPYAIGNIDILALISSVVGWFMVLNSILIPFITSYITITIGVFLLALVLGMRPGYGRNETFIGIIIAGTIWIIRTVIL